Within Desulfobacter sp., the genomic segment GAAATGGCCGGCCGGGCGCCGGGAGAGGCCGTACTGGACATGATGTCCACCCTCAAGGAGATCCCCTTTGACGAAGGCATCCGCATCCAGTGGGCCGGGGAAGGGGAGTGGAAAATCACCCTGAGGGTATTCAGGGACATGGGCCTGGCATTCGCCGCCGCTCTTCTGGGAATTTATTTCATCCTGGTGGTGAACACCGGCTCCTATCTCATGCCCATGCTCATCATGATGGCCATTCCTTTAACCGTTCTGGGCATCATGCCGGGATTCTTCATCCTCAACCTTTTTACGGCGCCCGTGGGGGGATTTTCCAACCCCGTATTTTTCACGGCCACCTCCATGATCGGAATGATCGCCCTGGGCGGCATCGTCATCCGAAATTCCCTGGTGCTCATTGAATTTATCCAGGATGCCGTCCACAGGGGCTCGCCCTTTAAGCAGGCCATTCTGGATTCCGGTGTTGTCCGGATGCGGCCCATCGTGCTCACGGCCCTGACCACGGCCATCGGCGCCTTTCCCATCACCCTGGATCCGGTCTTCTCAGGGCTGGCCTGGGCGCTGATATTCGGGCTTTTCGCCTCCACCCTTTTTACCCTGGTGGTGATCCCGGTGTTCTACTTTGCCGTCTACCGCAACCATCATAACCCGTCATCGGAAAAAGCGAGGTAAACCCAATGAAAATGGAAGACTGCATCCGGGCCATTGCCGGATTTTTTATCCTCCTCAGCCTGGCCCTGGGCTGGCTGGTATCGCCTTATTGGTACCTTTTTACCGCCTTTGTGGGCCTTAATCTCTTCCAATCCGCATTCACCGGCATCTGCCCCGTTGAGAATATTCTGGAAAAGGTATTCAAGGTACCCAGGGGATAGTTTCCTTGACAAATTCCATGTCTTGGTTTTACACTTGGGGTATCATTCCGAACGAATCAACACAACAACGGGAAAATAAACCCCTGGAGCAGATATGAACGAAACCTCCCTGGTGTTTAAACCGGAAGACCCTGACGATTCGCCGTCTTTGCCGGCAAAAAAAAACTGGAAAATCCTTATTGCGGATGATGAACCCGAGGTACACACCGCAACCAGGCTGGTGCTGGACGATTTTGAATTTGAAGGGGCAGGCCTGGAATTCCTCTCAGCCTATTCCGGCAAAGAAGCGGTGCAGCTCATGGAAATTCATGATGATGTGGCTGTGATTCTCCTGGACGTGGTCATGGAGAACCAGCATGCCGGCCTGGAAGTGGCCAGGGAGGTCAGGGAAAAACTGAAAAACAGGCTGGTGAGAATCATCCTGCGCACCGGCCAGCCCGGCCAGGCTCCGGAACGCAAGGTCATTGTGGAATACGATATCAATGACTACAAACAGAAAACGGATCTAACAGCCCAGCGCCTGTTTACAGCCATCTACACGGCCATCCGCTCCTTCAGGGATATACAGGCCATTGAAAAAAACCGCACAGGCCTGCGGTACATCATCGAAGCCTCCGGCGACCTGTTCAAACAGCAATCCATCAAAAAACTGGCCCAGGGGGTGCTCACCCAGATCTCCGCCCTGTTCAGCCTCCAGGATTCCCTTTACATCCGCAACGAAGGGTTCACCATGGCCCAGGGTCCCGAAGGGGAGTGCGAATTCATCGCCGCGACCGGGAAATATACAGGGGAGCGTGAAGAAAATGAATGCATGGCGTTGGACCCGGAGGTAGAAGAACAGTTCAGAGCGGTCATCAAAAACCGTCAAAGTGCCTATTTCGGCAATAACTTTGTGGGCTATTTCCCCACCCAGAAAAAAAAGCACCATATTCTCTACCTGGAAGGGTGCGGCAAGGAAAGGGATTCGGAATACGGAGACCTGCTTAATATTTTCACCAAAAACGTGGGAGTGGCCTTTGACAATCGATATCTGAACCAGGAAATCCAGGAGACCCAGCAGGAGATCATCCACCTGCTGGGAGAAATTGTGGAAAGCCGGTCCAAGGAAACCGCCTACCATGTCATCCGGGTGGCGGAGTACATCGGCCTTTTGGGAAAAGCGGCCGGATACCCGGCCGAAGAAATCGATTTAATCAAAGCCGCCTCCCCCATGCACGATGTGGGGAAAATGGCCATCCCTGACGCCATCCTCCTCAAGCCGGCCAAACTCACGACAGAAGAATTTAATATCATGAAAACCCATACGGATATCGGGTATAAAATCCTCTCCGCCTCGAAGCGGCGGTTGTTGAAAATGGCCGCAGACATCGCCTATACCCACCACGAACGCTGGGACGGCACCGGCTACCCCCGGGGGCTCAAAGGGGTAAAAATTCCCCTGGCCGGCCGCCTGACCTGCCTGGCAGATATTTTCGACGCCCTGGCCAGCAAACGGGTGTACAAGGATGCCTGGCCCATTGAAAAAGTCTTCAACCTGCTCAGGGAAGAGCGGGGCAGGATATTCGATCCCCATTTAGTGGATACGGCCCTGGGGCATAAATCGGAAATCCTTAAAATCCGGGCCGCCTACATGGATGAACCGGCGGCCTGAAGAGAAAACCCCGGGGACAGCCCGAAGTCGGCCTCTCCCCCAGGGGTCCAATGCACATACAAAGGGATCTCACGACCGGAACAGACCATACGGACATGGGACGCCAGGGCCAGCACCCGGGCATGGGATACCGGCGGAAAATCCGACTGAATTAACAGCCCCGACACATAGACATGGTGAAAATCAATTCGGGCCGTCCTGAGGGCATGGGCCATATCGGCTGCAATACCACCATCATCATTGACACCGGACAACAGGACCATATTGCCGTATACCGGAATCCCCCGGGCCAGCAGCGCTTTCCCCAAGTCCTTATGGGCCTGGGTGACCTGGGATGGAACCAGCCACCAGGACTCGATTTCCACCCGGCGGGGCCGGGCAGGGTCAAACGATGCCAGGTCAGCGATCCGGCTGACATGGTCAAAGGTGAACTCCCCGGGAACTTCCTGAAAGGCCTGCCACCGGATCCGGATGCACAAGGGGCGGTCCCCGAACACCGCCAGGTCCCGGACAAATCCGGATATCCGGTTTAGATCGCCATCAATGTCCGCCCCCGGCACCCGCAAAAGGATATCTGTAATTTTTTCGTCATCAGCCAGATCATTCAGCGCCGCTTCTGTAAAGGAGAGATCCGTTTCCAGCCGGGTGGGATGCAGCCGTCGGGTACCGTGGTTCCCCGGGGAATTTGGCCCCATCAAATCCGGGGATTCAAAACAGTTGGCAGTGATGGATTTGACAACAGAATCGTCCGGGGCGGCGGGCCTGCCGGCATCGGCCGGCAGTTCATGGGATCCGATAAACAGATTTGGGTCGCCCATGTCAATGAGGCATTTTGCATCCAGGGTACCGCCCGGGTTCTCTCTGATATCCGGGAACTGCCCGCCCTGTTGAACCATGTCTCTGAAATAGGCCCGGGTATAGGGGGTACGGATCCATATATGGTCCGGGTCTGTCTCATGGGGGGCCACGGCCCAGCCGCTGGTGTGCCATTCCATTTTGCCCAGCGGGGTGGCCGTGCAGAGCTTGGGCACGGCCCGGTCTGAAAATTGGGTCCGAAGCTGTGCATAGGCGGCCATGGACTGACCAATGGGACTCCAATACTTTTGGGTGCCGTGGATGGGGTGGCAGGGGGTAAAGATATAATAGATCTCGGCACCGGCATGGCGAAGCAGGGTAAAGAGCCGGCCCAGGACCTCACCGGTGTCGTTGATCCCCTTTAAGAACGGTGTCTGGACATAGACCGGGATTCCCGATGACGTCAGTTCGGAGATGATGTCAAGGCAGGGCACCGACACCTCGTCCGGATGGACCATATGCACCCCCACCTCAATGGCCTTGCCCCGCTTCCGGGCGGCATCCTGCCACGCCTTGAGCCGGTGAATAAGGGACCGGCCGTGGTGGAGAAAGAGATGGGGGTAATAGGCCAGGGACCGGGTGGCGATTCTCATGGTCTCCACATGGGGGACATCAAGCAGGCCGGATACGGCGGCCTCAAGATTCCTCAGGTTGAGCAGGGGTTCGCCTCCGGTAATGAGGATCTCTTTTATGTCAGGGTTTTCCCCCACCCGGGAAACAGCCGCGGCCACATCCTTTGGGTCCGGTGATTTTTCCTTTCTCAGGCTTTTGTGCTTGCGGAAACAGAACCGGCAGTAGACCGGACAGCGCATGTCAAGAAGGAAGATGGCCCGGTTCCGGTACATCTGCTCCATGAGTCCCTGCTTAAAATGGCCGTCAAAGGTCAGGGTATGTCCTTCCGCACCCAGCTCATCGGTAAAAGGGAGGTATTGGGCGGCAACGGCTTCTGATACCAGGGACTGGCGGATCACATGCCGTGAAAGCCGCACCGGATACTGGTCCAATACCGCCTGCATGGCACCCCGATTCTCAACAGGAAACCCCGAAGCATTTTCCAATGTTTCGGTCTCTTTTACGGTGAGCAGGGACTGGCTGGGATCATCAGCCTCCAGAATATGGTACAAAAACATCACGGGCAGGCACATTCCATTGACCATGACCTGGGCAGACCGGCCTGCGGAAACCGCCGCCTGAATCTGCTTTCCCACGGCAATGAAAAATCCGGCCGGATCGCCGGCATATCCGGCAAGGGTTAGAAGGCCGTCAAACCGCTGATCCGGTACCATTTCCTTAAAGTGCTGGCCCCATGCCCCTCCCATGAGGGCAGGGGTGCCGTAAACCGCCAGGAACTCCCGTGCCGCTCCGGCCAGGTGCCCTGTATTTTCCGGTAAAAAAAGTCCTCCCGCCACCTTATTCATCTGCCTTGCCAATGCTTGTCCTTTCAGCCCTGTTATCCGCCATTACTAAAATTTGGAAGACTACTCCAAATAGTTTAAAATTTCATCTTTTTTTTGCAAAGAGACGCCCGGGACTCAGGCCCTGCCGGTTGGGAAACGCTGGTGGCGCCGACAATTATTTGGGGGTAACAATGACGATCAGGGACTTGGCAATACCGCCGATCCCGCGCAGGGCATGGGGAATGCTGGAATCAAAATAAAGGCTGTCACCCTTTTTCAGGTGGTGGACCTGGTCAGCGGTTCTGAACTCCACGATGCCGTCCAGAATAAAATGGAATTCTTCGCCCTTGTGGTCGTTGAACAGGAGGTCTTTTTCCTCCCTGGGCTCGATTTCCACCACAAAGGGCTCCATCTGTTTGCCCACCATGGGATAGGCCAGGGACTCCCATTTGTAACCGATGCGGTTTTCGTTTTTATGGTGGAAGAGTTTTTTTACACCATACCGGTCTTTTTTCCGGACCACCACGATACGGTCGTCCATGTTCTGGTCCTGGAAAAAATGAGAAATCTTCACCCCCAGGGCCGTGGAAATCTTTATCAGGGTGGCGATGGGCGGTGCGGCAATATTGTTTTCAATCTGTGACAGCAGCGGCTTTGACAGGCCGGTGAGATCTGAGACTTCCTGAAGGGTTAACGCCCTGTGTTTTCTGAGATTCCGGATTTTATTGCCCAGGTTCAGGGCAGCCACTTCTTCCTTGACCTTGGTTTCCATCTGGGGGGGGGACATCAGTCAGCCTCTTGTATTAATTTTTAATCACATTTAAAAAATTAAAAAAAAGTTTAGCACGATGAAACTTTCAGATCAAGGCATAGGAGAAACCATCCGTCAAAAGCCATAGATTTTGTCGGTTGAATGCTACTGAATGGCGGACCCGGCAAGCTTATTGTGGGCCTGGATCTGCTGGGAATATCTTTCCGCCAAAAGATGGAACCCCAGCAAATTCTTTTTACTCACCGGTTTACCGGCGCTGGGCGTCTGTTTCAGCGGATTTACCGGCCGCCCGTTTTTCCGCATGCGGAAGCAGAGGTGGTATCCCGTGGCCAAACCGGTTTTCCCCACATAGCCGATGACTTCGCCCTGAACCACTTTTCTGCCCTTTTTCATGCCCCTGGCATATTTATTCATATGGAAATAGGAGGTTTCATACCCTGAAAAATGGCGGAGAGTAATTTGGCGGCCGGTGGTTTTATTGTAGTAGATGCTGGTGATCACCCCATCGGCCACGGCTTTGATGGGGGTGTTTTTGGGGGCCGCATAATCCACCCCGGGGTGGGCCCTGTACTTTTTCAGAATAGGGTGATAGCGACGGGTTGAAAACGCAGAGGAAATCCGGGAGTAATTAAGAGGGGCCTTTAAAAAGGCTTTTTCAAGGGAACCTCCGGTTTCGTCGTAGTATCTTTTCCGGCCGGATTCATCCTCATGGAGAAAGGCCTTGTAAACGGTGCCCTGGTTGGTAAAGAAGGCGGCCTTGATATCGGCGTATCCGCAGAATTTTCCCTCCCTGAACCGCTTTTCCACCAGGGCCTCAAATCGGTCACCGGGCTTGATATCCCGGATAAAGTCGATATCCCAGGCAAAAATGTCGGCCAGCCGCCAGGTCAGGGTATTGCGTTCCCCGGCCCGCTGAACGGCTTCAGCCAGTGAGGTGCGGATTTCCACCGCCACCACTTCGGGTTTAAGATCGTATTTGATGGGTGATTTCGAAACGGCATAACCGGCTTTGGTTTTCTCGATCACCAGGCAGTCCCGGGCGTTTATTTCATATTCAAAGGAAACAAATTGTTTATCATCCAGATAAATTTTATAGGGCCGGCCCTGGCGGATACGTGTCAGGGGGAACACGTCCCTGGCCTGTTTTTCAAGGGACAGAATGGTCTTCAGGGGCAGGTAATCATTAAGAAGAGAGGAGGCCGTGGCGCCCCGCTGCACCTTCCCGGAAACGCGTTCCAGGGCGGCTGCGGAACCGGCCGATAAAAAAATTACAACAATAAATACAATTATAGCCTGTATTAACCTGAAGGTACTGCCTGATCTCATATATCCCTTATTAACTGTCTTATTCAACTTCAACCCAATTCAACTCAACCTGGCATGTGCAGGCCAATCCGAGGCAAAATAATAAACCCGGCCGCAATAGTAAAGTATTTTTACGCAAAAAGGGCCGGAAAACGAATTTTCCGGCCCTTTCCGGGTTAATTGATCCGGCCTGCAGAATTATTTATCTGCGTCGGCCATCATCTTGAGCATGGTGTATTTATCGTTCACTTCATCTTCGATCTTGGCTCTGAGCCTCTTGGATTCCTCGGGAAAACTCTTTTCAAGGGCTGCAAAACGAACCTCGCCGCCCAGGAACTCCTGGAGGGTGCCGTCCGGCGCCTTGTAATCCAGGGTGAAAGGATTCTTTCCGTCCTTGATCAACTGGGGATTAAAGCGGTACATGGGCCAGTAACCGGATTCAACGGCCAGCTTGGCTTCCAGCTGGGATTTTCCCATGCCTTTCTTAATGCCCTGGTTGATGCAGGGAGCGTAGGCAATAACCAGTGAGGGTCCGGGATAGGCTTCCGCTTCCAGAATGGCCTTCAGAGCCTGATTCTTGTTGGCGCCCATGGAGATCTGCGCCACGTAGACATAGCCGTAGCTCATCATCATCCGCCCCATATCCTTTTTGCCGATCTTTTTGCCGGTGGCGGCATATTTGGCAATGGCACCGGTGGGAGTGGCCTTGGAGGACTGGCCGCCGGTGTTGGAGTAGACCTCGGTATCCATGATCAGGATATTGATGTCATCACCGGATGCCAGGACATGGTCCACGCCGCCGAAGCCGATATCATAGCCCCATCCGTCGCCGCCGAAGATCCAGTGGGATTTTTTCACGAACAGGTCGCGGTCGGCATAAATTTCCTTGAGCATTCCCCCTTTTTCATCCTTGAGCAGGGATTTCAGGGCATCGCCATACTTTTTGGATTCTGCCGCATCGTCCTTGCCGGCCAGCCAGCCGTCCATGGCCGCTTTCACCTCGTCGGAGACACCGGCGTCAATGGCATTCTGCATGGCGGCGGCCAGGGTCTTCCGTCTGGAATTGGTGGCCAGCATCATGCCGTACCCGTATTCAGCCGCATCCTCAAACAGGGAAGAGGCCCAGGCCGGACCTTCGCCGTCGGCATTGGTGCAATAGGGTGTGGAGGGGGCGGAGCCGCCCCAGATGGAAGAACAGCCCGTTGCGTTGGCAACGGTCATTCTTTCGCCGAAGAGCTGGGTGATCAGCTTCACATAGGGGGTCTCGCCGCAGCCGGAGCAGGCGCCGGAGAACTCCAGCAGGGGCTTCCACAGCTGGCTGCCCTTGAGGGTTTCCCGTTTAAGTACATCGGTCTTAAAGGGCACGGAGAGGGAGAACTTATGGTTCACCGCTTCTGCCTCCACCTGGGTGGCCAGTGGTTTCATCACAAGGGCAGGCGTCTTGGCCGGGCAGATGTCGGCGCAGTTGCCGCAGCCCTGGCAGTCCAGGGGATTAACCTGCATTCTGAACTTGAACTGGTCCATGCCTTTGCCCTTGCCCTTTTCAGTAATAAAGGTTGCGGGAGCACCGGCCAGTTCCTCCTCGGTGGCCACAATGGGAATGATGGCCGCATGGGGGCAGACAAATGAGCACTGGTTGCACTGGATGCAGTTTTCAGGGATCCATTCGGGGACGTTGATGGCCACGCCCCGTTTTTCATACTGGGCGCTGCCGTTTTCAAAGACACCGTCCACGGAGAATGCGGAGACCGGGAGGTCGTCGCCGCCCTGGGCGTTGATCTTGCGCATGACGTTATCGACAAAGGGAGTGGCGGATTCTACCTCAACAGGCTCGGAAACGGCACCGCTCCAGGAATCGGGCACATCGACTTTGACCAGTTTGTCCAGGGTCTTGTCAACGGCTTCGATGTTCATGTTGACGATGGCTTCGCCTTTTTTGCCGAACTTCATTTTGATGTCTTCTTTGAGCAGGGCGATGGCTTTTTCAACATCCAGCACATTGGCCAGGTTGAAGAAGCAGGTCTGCATGATCATGTTGATCCGGTTGCCCAAGCCCACTTCACCGGCAATCTTCACGGCATCAATATTGTAGAAATTCAGTTTTTTATCGCAGATGGTCTTGCGCACATCGCCCGGAATGTTCTTTTCCAGGTCCGCAATGGTGGCCCACTCGGAGTTAAGCAGGAAGGTGCCGCCCTCCTTGATGCCCTTGAGCACATCGTAAAGCTCCACGTAGTTTGACTTGTGGACGGCAACAAAATCCGGATTCTCGATCAGGTAGGTGGATTTGATCTTTACATCACCGAACCGCAGATGGGATACGGTGAGGCCGCCGGACTTCTTGGAGTCATAGGCGAAATAACCCTGGGCATACTTGTCGGTATTGTCGCCGATGATCTTGATGGCGGACTGGTTTGCGCCGACAGTACCGTCGGAACCCAGGCCCCAGAACTTGGCGGCGATGGTGCCGGCGGGGGCGGGATCAAAACCGGTGGTCACGTCCAGGGAGGTGTGGGTAACATCATCGACAATGCCCACGGTGAAGTGGTTTTTCGGGGCAATGGCCTTCATGTTGTCATAAACCGCTTTGACCATTGAGGGGTTGAACTCCTTGGAGGAGAGGCCGTAGCGGCCGCCCACGATCTGGGGGCCTTCGCCGTATTCCATGAAAGCGGTACAGACGTCCTGGTACAGGGGTTCGCCAATGGCGCCGGGCTCCTTGGTCCGGTCGAGGACGGTGACGGTTTCCACGGTGGCGGGAACGGTCTGGAGGAAGGCTTCGGTATCAAAGGGGCGGTAGAGCCGGACCTTGATGAGGCCGAGGCGTTCGCCTTCTGTGTTCAGCTTTTCAATGGATTCTTCAATGGCTTCGCAGCCAGACCCCATGGCCACGATGACCCGGTCGGCTTCGGGATCGCCCACATAGTCGAAGGGTTTGTAATTGCGGCCGGTGAGTTCCCCCACCTTTTTCATGTACTTTTTAACAATGGAGGGCACTTCCAGATAATACTTATTGGCAGCCTCACGGCCCTGGAAATATATGTCCGGATTCTGGGCGGTGCCGCGGGTGTCCGGATGTTCGGGGTTCAACGCCCTGTCTTTAAATTCCCTGTAGGCCTCATAGTTGAACAGTTTGGCCATGTCTTCATATTCGATCATTTCAATCTTCTGGATCTCGTGGGAGGTCCTGAAGCCGTCATAGAAATGCAGGAAGGGCACCCGGGCTTCCACGGTGGCCAGATGGGCGACCAGGGCAAGGTCCTGGGCTTCCTGGACGGAAGAAGAGGCCAGCATGGCAAAACCGGTCTGGCGGGCGGCCATCACGTCCTGGTGATCACCGAAAATGGAGAGGGCGTGGGCGGAAATGGAGCGGGCGGTAACATGAAACACACTGGGGAGCAGTTCGCCGGATATCTTATACATATTGGGGATCTTGAGCAGAAGTCCCTGGGATGCGGTAAAGGTGGAGGTCATAGCTCCGGCGACAAGGGCGCCGTGGACCGCACCGGCCGCACCGGCCTCGGACTGCATCTGCTTGATATCAACGACCTGACCGAAAATATTCTTTCTACCCTTGGCGGCCCAGGAGTCGGCAATCTCGCCAAGGGGGCTTGAAGGGGTGATCGGATATATGGCGGACACCTCGCTCATGGCATAAGCCACGTGGGTCGCCGCAGTATTTCCGTCAATGGTCTGCATTCTTTTTTTCATAGTGTTCACCTCTCGTAAAATAATGAGAACGACATTAATCCCAATATAACCCGCCACATATACAACATATCGCAGGACTTGTAAACATGGCGAAAAAACAAGCATTTGTTTATGAATAGAGCAAACTAAATAAATTAAATTTATTTAATAAATAAGCAATCTATTGTTTAAAAACAAAATCCCTGTATCACATAATCCGCCCCCAAGGTCAAGATGAAAAATAATAAATAAAATCCTTGAGAACCATTTGCAAATGTGGCATATGCCTCTGTCGTATTTGTTGTAAATACAGACAATTAGGTTGTTACCCAAGTAGCAACACTTATAAAAACCAGACCCAAAAAACGGAGTTGAATTGTGCCTGTTTTAAGACCTAACCTGCGGCTGATATTGGCCGCATTTCTCATATGCCTGGCGGCCCCGGCCGCCTTGTTTGCTGCAGATCCGGCCGTGGCGGCCGCCAATGCAGAAAGATTCGGGGTGATGACCCTGGTGCCCCCCCTGGTGGCCATTTCCCTGGCCTTCATTTCCAGAAACGTGGTGATCTCCCTGTTCATGGGGATTTTTTCGGGAACCTTTATGCTTTCCCTGAAAGGCGTTGATATATTCAACGCCGTGGTGGGCGGTTTTTCCATGCTCACCGGCAACATCATCTCTTCCCTGGCCGATTCCTGGAACGCCGGCATCGTACTCCAGTGCCTGACCATCGGCGGCCTGATCGCCGTGGTGTCAAAAATGGGCGGCACCAAGGCCATTGCCGAAGCCCTGGCCAAACGGGCCAAAACCGCCGTCTCCACCCAGCTGGTCACCTGGGTCATGGGCCTGCTCATCTTCTTTGACGATTATGCCAACTCCCTCACCGTGGGCCCTATCATGCGGCCGGTAACGGACAAGATGAAAATCTCCCGGGAAAAATTATCCTTTATTATAGACGCCACCGCCGCCCCCATCGCCGGTATTGCCCTGATTTCCACCTGGGTCGCCTATGAAGTCGGGCTCATCAAGGACGGGCTGGCAGGTGTCGGCATTGACGCCAACGCCTACGGTGTGTTCGTCGAGACCATCCCCTACAGATTTTACAATATTTTTATATTGTTTTTCATTGTCGTGACCGCCGTGGCCCTGAAAGAATTCGGCCCCATGCTCAAAGCGGAACAGCGGGCCAGGAAAACCGGTGATGTGGCCGCCCCCGGTTCCAACCTTTCGGCCTCCCATGACATGAAAGCCATGGAGCCGGATGAGAATATTAAACTCTGCGTCTGGAACGCCATCATCCCCATTTCCACGCTCATCGTCGGATCATTCCTGGGATTCTATCTCAACGGCAAGGGTGCTATCATGGGCGGAGAAGACAAGGCGCTCATCGCCCTGCTCAACGATTCCCCTTTTTCATTCACGGCCATGCGGGAAGCCTTCGGTGCCTCGGACGCCTCCATCGTACTCTTCCAGGCCGCCCTCTTTGCCGGGGTGGTGGCCATCCTCATGGGGGTTGTCAGAAAACTCTTCACCTTTGAAGAGGCAGTGGGCCACTGGGTACAGGGGGTAAAATCCCTGATCATCACCGGCGTCATCCTGCTTTTGGCCTGGTCGTTGAGCTCTGTAATTAAGGAACTTGGCACCGCCGCATTCCTTATCCAGGTGCTCTCGGATAAGATTCCGACCTTTATCCTGCCCTCCATCATCTTTATTCTGGGG encodes:
- a CDS encoding helix-turn-helix domain-containing protein, coding for MSPPQMETKVKEEVAALNLGNKIRNLRKHRALTLQEVSDLTGLSKPLLSQIENNIAAPPIATLIKISTALGVKISHFFQDQNMDDRIVVVRKKDRYGVKKLFHHKNENRIGYKWESLAYPMVGKQMEPFVVEIEPREEKDLLFNDHKGEEFHFILDGIVEFRTADQVHHLKKGDSLYFDSSIPHALRGIGGIAKSLIVIVTPK
- a CDS encoding radical SAM protein, with amino-acid sequence MNKVAGGLFLPENTGHLAGAAREFLAVYGTPALMGGAWGQHFKEMVPDQRFDGLLTLAGYAGDPAGFFIAVGKQIQAAVSAGRSAQVMVNGMCLPVMFLYHILEADDPSQSLLTVKETETLENASGFPVENRGAMQAVLDQYPVRLSRHVIRQSLVSEAVAAQYLPFTDELGAEGHTLTFDGHFKQGLMEQMYRNRAIFLLDMRCPVYCRFCFRKHKSLRKEKSPDPKDVAAAVSRVGENPDIKEILITGGEPLLNLRNLEAAVSGLLDVPHVETMRIATRSLAYYPHLFLHHGRSLIHRLKAWQDAARKRGKAIEVGVHMVHPDEVSVPCLDIISELTSSGIPVYVQTPFLKGINDTGEVLGRLFTLLRHAGAEIYYIFTPCHPIHGTQKYWSPIGQSMAAYAQLRTQFSDRAVPKLCTATPLGKMEWHTSGWAVAPHETDPDHIWIRTPYTRAYFRDMVQQGGQFPDIRENPGGTLDAKCLIDMGDPNLFIGSHELPADAGRPAAPDDSVVKSITANCFESPDLMGPNSPGNHGTRRLHPTRLETDLSFTEAALNDLADDEKITDILLRVPGADIDGDLNRISGFVRDLAVFGDRPLCIRIRWQAFQEVPGEFTFDHVSRIADLASFDPARPRRVEIESWWLVPSQVTQAHKDLGKALLARGIPVYGNMVLLSGVNDDGGIAADMAHALRTARIDFHHVYVSGLLIQSDFPPVSHARVLALASHVRMVCSGREIPLYVHWTPGGEADFGLSPGFSLQAAGSSM
- a CDS encoding DUF2892 domain-containing protein, producing the protein MKMEDCIRAIAGFFILLSLALGWLVSPYWYLFTAFVGLNLFQSAFTGICPVENILEKVFKVPRG
- a CDS encoding DUF3369 domain-containing protein is translated as MNETSLVFKPEDPDDSPSLPAKKNWKILIADDEPEVHTATRLVLDDFEFEGAGLEFLSAYSGKEAVQLMEIHDDVAVILLDVVMENQHAGLEVAREVREKLKNRLVRIILRTGQPGQAPERKVIVEYDINDYKQKTDLTAQRLFTAIYTAIRSFRDIQAIEKNRTGLRYIIEASGDLFKQQSIKKLAQGVLTQISALFSLQDSLYIRNEGFTMAQGPEGECEFIAATGKYTGEREENECMALDPEVEEQFRAVIKNRQSAYFGNNFVGYFPTQKKKHHILYLEGCGKERDSEYGDLLNIFTKNVGVAFDNRYLNQEIQETQQEIIHLLGEIVESRSKETAYHVIRVAEYIGLLGKAAGYPAEEIDLIKAASPMHDVGKMAIPDAILLKPAKLTTEEFNIMKTHTDIGYKILSASKRRLLKMAADIAYTHHERWDGTGYPRGLKGVKIPLAGRLTCLADIFDALASKRVYKDAWPIEKVFNLLREERGRIFDPHLVDTALGHKSEILKIRAAYMDEPAA
- the nifJ gene encoding pyruvate:ferredoxin (flavodoxin) oxidoreductase, which translates into the protein MKKRMQTIDGNTAATHVAYAMSEVSAIYPITPSSPLGEIADSWAAKGRKNIFGQVVDIKQMQSEAGAAGAVHGALVAGAMTSTFTASQGLLLKIPNMYKISGELLPSVFHVTARSISAHALSIFGDHQDVMAARQTGFAMLASSSVQEAQDLALVAHLATVEARVPFLHFYDGFRTSHEIQKIEMIEYEDMAKLFNYEAYREFKDRALNPEHPDTRGTAQNPDIYFQGREAANKYYLEVPSIVKKYMKKVGELTGRNYKPFDYVGDPEADRVIVAMGSGCEAIEESIEKLNTEGERLGLIKVRLYRPFDTEAFLQTVPATVETVTVLDRTKEPGAIGEPLYQDVCTAFMEYGEGPQIVGGRYGLSSKEFNPSMVKAVYDNMKAIAPKNHFTVGIVDDVTHTSLDVTTGFDPAPAGTIAAKFWGLGSDGTVGANQSAIKIIGDNTDKYAQGYFAYDSKKSGGLTVSHLRFGDVKIKSTYLIENPDFVAVHKSNYVELYDVLKGIKEGGTFLLNSEWATIADLEKNIPGDVRKTICDKKLNFYNIDAVKIAGEVGLGNRINMIMQTCFFNLANVLDVEKAIALLKEDIKMKFGKKGEAIVNMNIEAVDKTLDKLVKVDVPDSWSGAVSEPVEVESATPFVDNVMRKINAQGGDDLPVSAFSVDGVFENGSAQYEKRGVAINVPEWIPENCIQCNQCSFVCPHAAIIPIVATEEELAGAPATFITEKGKGKGMDQFKFRMQVNPLDCQGCGNCADICPAKTPALVMKPLATQVEAEAVNHKFSLSVPFKTDVLKRETLKGSQLWKPLLEFSGACSGCGETPYVKLITQLFGERMTVANATGCSSIWGGSAPSTPYCTNADGEGPAWASSLFEDAAEYGYGMMLATNSRRKTLAAAMQNAIDAGVSDEVKAAMDGWLAGKDDAAESKKYGDALKSLLKDEKGGMLKEIYADRDLFVKKSHWIFGGDGWGYDIGFGGVDHVLASGDDINILIMDTEVYSNTGGQSSKATPTGAIAKYAATGKKIGKKDMGRMMMSYGYVYVAQISMGANKNQALKAILEAEAYPGPSLVIAYAPCINQGIKKGMGKSQLEAKLAVESGYWPMYRFNPQLIKDGKNPFTLDYKAPDGTLQEFLGGEVRFAALEKSFPEESKRLRAKIEDEVNDKYTMLKMMADADK
- a CDS encoding peptidoglycan DD-metalloendopeptidase family protein, with the translated sequence MRSGSTFRLIQAIIVFIVVIFLSAGSAAALERVSGKVQRGATASSLLNDYLPLKTILSLEKQARDVFPLTRIRQGRPYKIYLDDKQFVSFEYEINARDCLVIEKTKAGYAVSKSPIKYDLKPEVVAVEIRTSLAEAVQRAGERNTLTWRLADIFAWDIDFIRDIKPGDRFEALVEKRFREGKFCGYADIKAAFFTNQGTVYKAFLHEDESGRKRYYDETGGSLEKAFLKAPLNYSRISSAFSTRRYHPILKKYRAHPGVDYAAPKNTPIKAVADGVITSIYYNKTTGRQITLRHFSGYETSYFHMNKYARGMKKGRKVVQGEVIGYVGKTGLATGYHLCFRMRKNGRPVNPLKQTPSAGKPVSKKNLLGFHLLAERYSQQIQAHNKLAGSAIQ